The following nucleotide sequence is from Mangifera indica cultivar Alphonso chromosome 17, CATAS_Mindica_2.1, whole genome shotgun sequence.
TCTTCCCTGGCCCTGGCAATGCAACACTACTTGCACTTCCACCACTCAAATGAGAAGTGCTCACATGCTGCCTCACCATTCCTTGATCATACATGCCATTCAACAGCAATGGATCAAACCCACCACCCAATGCTGCTTTCTGTCTTGACAAGTTGCTGGCAGACTCAACCAATGCCAATTCCCAATCTGCCTTGCCAGGTTCAGCAGCAGGGGTTTGCCAAGCCGAGGTAACCTGCTCCCCATTTGATGGAAATGCTTCCCATGATCCATTACCATCAGCCGCAGGCCCATTAAACAAAGCCAATGCCAACTTATTCCCCTGATCATCGGCCGTAACTGTATCATCCCTCAAATTCACTAAATCTTCAGTCACTTGTGGTTTCGGAGGCTCAGGTTCAGGTTCAGGCTCTGGTTCAAGTGGTGGTGGAGGAGTGTAATTCTCTGGAGGAGGCAATGCCTTTATCTCATTCATATCCAGTACCGGTTCCTCCCGTGGAGTAGCATCCAATTCTTTCCTCTCTGGACTCTTGGGCCTATTGGCTCTATCCCTCAAAAACTCTTCCAAAGTCTCTAATAACTTGCTTGTAATCCTCTGAACATCTGGATACTCAGAGGACCTCGCCACACCAGTATCCTTGCACCAATTATAAAAAGCAATCAGCTTATCAATCTGCTTTGCAGCACTCGCATATGCATCAAAGGCCTTAACACAGTCTGTATACTCCATATCAAAAAACTTATCAAGCAACACAGCCAAAACTTCACAAATATCTGAATAAATCTGAAAACTCTCTTTCACCATCAGATACAACGTAATCAAAATCATCCTATTATTCTTAGCCAGACCCGTGGGCCTGCATGACAGGAACCTATCAAGCAGTCTCTGCAAATGCCCCATTTTTCCAAATATCCTCTCAGGCTTCATTTCTCTCAATGGAGTCACTACACCTTTTTTCTCTTCCCGCCCAGCAGCCTCGCTCATATCTCCATACGATCTTGATCTCCTGGTCATTCCATAATTGCCATAACCAC
It contains:
- the LOC123200660 gene encoding putative clathrin assembly protein At2g25430 isoform X2; the encoded protein is MAPSTIRKAIGAVKDQTSIGIAKVASNMAPDLEVAIVKATSHDDDPADEKYIREILNLTSYSRGYVHACVSTVSKRLGKTRDWIVALKALMLIHRLLNDGDPIFQEEILYATRRGTRVLNMSDFRDEAHSSSWDHSAFVRTYAMYLDQRLELVLFDRKGGSNSVSGSGSHHNGFGSRYGDDFRSPPPRLNEYDYGDSRGNSGYGNYGMTRRSRSYGDMSEAAGREEKKGVVTPLREMKPERIFGKMGHLQRLLDRFLSCRPTGLAKNNRMILITLYLMVKESFQIYSDICEVLAVLLDKFFDMEYTDCVKAFDAYASAAKQIDKLIAFYNWCKDTGVARSSEYPDVQRITSKLLETLEEFLRDRANRPKSPERKELDATPREEPVLDMNEIKALPPPENYTPPPPLEPEPEPEPEPPKPQVTEDLVNLRDDTVTADDQGNKLALALFNGPAADGNGSWEAFPSNGEQVTSAWQTPAAEPGKADWELALVESASNLSRQKAALGGGFDPLLLNGMYDQGMVRQHVSTSHLSGGSASSVALPGPGKTSTPVLALPAPDRTVQTVNQDPFAASLSIPPPSYVQMSDIEKKQHLLVQEQLVWQQYARDGMQGQASLAKITGTGYYSAGPMTVMPYGMPPVNGIGPPAG
- the LOC123200660 gene encoding putative clathrin assembly protein At2g25430 isoform X1, with product MAPSTIRKAIGAVKDQTSIGIAKVASNMAPDLEVAIVKATSHDDDPADEKYIREILNLTSYSRGYVHACVSTVSKRLGKTRDWIVALKALMLIHRLLNDGDPIFQEEILYATRRGTRVLNMSDFRDEAHSSSWDHSAFVRTYAMYLDQRLELVLFDRKGGSNSVSGSGSHHNGFGSRYGDDFRSPPPRLNEYDYGDSRGNSGYGNYGMTRRSRSYGDMSEAAGREEKKGVVTPLREMKPERIFGKMGHLQRLLDRFLSCRPTGLAKNNRMILITLYLMVKESFQIYSDICEVLAVLLDKFFDMEYTDCVKAFDAYASAAKQIDKLIAFYNWCKDTGVARSSEYPDVQRITSKLLETLEEFLRDRANRPKSPERKELDATPREEPVLDMNEIKALPPPENYTPPPPLEPEPEPEPEPPKPQVTEDLVNLRDDTVTADDQGNKLALALFNGPAADGNGSWEAFPSNGEQVTSAWQTPAAEPGKADWELALVESASNLSRQKAALGGGFDPLLLNGMYDQGMVRQHVSTSHLSGGSASSVALPGPGKTSTPVLALPAPDRTVQTVNQDPFAASLSIPPPSYVQMSDIEKKQHLLVQEQLVWQQYARDGMQGQASLAKITGTGYYSAGPMTVMPYGMPPVNGIGPPAGYYYTPN